The Lysinibacillus irui sequence GCTTGTGGGACATCCATGATGAAATCCAGCATACAAGCTTAAATTGGTCGATGTGCAGAATGCGCTTTGCACAGCCTAGACATTAAAAATAAGCCTCGTCATGCACCTAATGCATGGCCGAGGCTTGTTTTTTATTAGACAGTAGATGTTTGTTCAATTGGTGCTGAAGAGATATTGACCAATTTTTTGTCTTGATAGGTAAAAATATATTCATAATTAGTTGTTTCCTTTAGCATTGTGGGTAAATAATATTTTAAATCCGCAATGCCCACATTTTCAGGGTGGAAAATCCAAGTAAGTTCCTTCCAATCTAGAATACCCTCAGCAACCTTTAGAGGGGTTACATATGTAAAAGATTCAGGTAGTTCCGCTATAAACGCATACATACAACCATAGTTAATATCGCCATCTGTCCATGTAATTTTTCCTTTATACGTAATATCCTCGACAGTAATACATGTCTCTTCTTTAATTTCACGGATTGCACAAGCTAATGGTGTTTCATTCTGTTCAATTTTACCACCAACACCATTCCATGCACCCATCCACTGCGGCTTATCTCTATTCAGCAAAAGGATATGATCACCCTTCTTTACAAAACAAATAGTAAATTCAATCAAATTTATTCCTCCTTGTTAATTAGCTATCCGAGCGAGAGGGCGACCAGCCTGTAAGCTGACTCCATTGATTAGCTTGTTTTAAAATTTCCCAAATGATCGCTTCTTTAGAGTTTGTATATAGTTGTCGGTTATTTATGTATTTTTCTGCAAATTCATATTTTACCTGCTCGTAGCGACGACAGTAATTTGGATGACAGCGCAAAAAATCTCGAAATAATAAGGCCAGCTGTTCTGCCCAACTACCAGCCTGTCGAACATGAATATGTACTCGTCTATGACCAGGAGCCTCTCGAAAATAGCGTTTAGACTTGTCTGGATTGTTTGCTCGATAAATAAAATCAAGACATTCTAGTGGTCCTTTAAACGCTTCCAATGGCGTAAATGATGCTACGGATAGTTGTATGTCAATCACTGGTTTCGCTGCTAAGCCTGTTATAGAAGTTGAGCCAATATGATCAATTCTCAGTGCGTTGTCTCCTAGGGCCTCACGTAATCGAGAACCTATGCTATGAAATTCTTTAGCCCATTCATCTGTATATGGCAAAATTAAAATAGGATCGGACATTTTTTCCTCCTTTGGATAGCTATTTAAATAGTGTATCAAAAAAAGAGCAGATCACGTAAAACATTCTAATGTGAGCATGTTATAGTTG is a genomic window containing:
- a CDS encoding NUDIX hydrolase, yielding MIEFTICFVKKGDHILLLNRDKPQWMGAWNGVGGKIEQNETPLACAIREIKEETCITVEDITYKGKITWTDGDINYGCMYAFIAELPESFTYVTPLKVAEGILDWKELTWIFHPENVGIADLKYYLPTMLKETTNYEYIFTYQDKKLVNISSAPIEQTSTV
- a CDS encoding GrpB family protein, which translates into the protein MSDPILILPYTDEWAKEFHSIGSRLREALGDNALRIDHIGSTSITGLAAKPVIDIQLSVASFTPLEAFKGPLECLDFIYRANNPDKSKRYFREAPGHRRVHIHVRQAGSWAEQLALLFRDFLRCHPNYCRRYEQVKYEFAEKYINNRQLYTNSKEAIIWEILKQANQWSQLTGWSPSRSDS